In the Pogona vitticeps strain Pit_001003342236 chromosome 2, PviZW2.1, whole genome shotgun sequence genome, ccttggaaaataggctgttgaaaataagtattgtcccaaacctctgcttttctttctaaagatctttctgagaagattaactgtggtactgggccaaatctttcagtctctgaagaaacatcagtactttgtaatcccaaaaagttagcgcttcccccttcattggttgtgttagaaacagtcacacaatgtgaaagtccatgctgcaaggtctctgtacaaataactcctcctgtaacattactcaacgtctctggtaaaggtactttatctttttcggtctgctttgatgtgttctgTCCGGTCCTAATTAGTTCCCCGTTATGGAGcattgcctccctgcaaagctgccaggaagaccaaggaatgccctccaacttcacagtatctgattccactgttctctctgggctaagagaaggggggttgtttgagatctgacatgcatcaagatctgctgacacaagtcctgttgcttctaagctctcagtcccagcaattgctttattactttggaaaatcccttgctctctttcttctagcaaacccatagtctcctcccgaattatttcagaacttctcacctgtcctgtgctcggagtaagagctgaggttggtgctgagctgatttccaatgcactgcaatggtcgcccgatgttaatttcctcaaggacacagcttctcgggaaactttttcctgcattcctctctctgcgcgcgtctccagggcctgtaaatcctctgtttggacggacgatgaatcgctgtcttctctggaatgctccttagcattccactgggcctcgttaactctttccacacaaacatcttgcatctcagggttgcttccAACTGTATGaagcgtctcattgcagtaatccccaaaggaaccctgctgaacttggaaaaacctttgcatcaagccaggttctgtgctaagaaaacgttttaaaaggacgttttcctgataaagctcacgtatcaggaaatctctttccctaattttctgcttggcttgctcgaaaaatctcgaagccatttctaagagtatATCTACGGTTTCTGactgttttttctcctccataTCTGCTGGCcctctagccttggctaggtcagcgaaaacaaacaaaaaggagagaaaaaaaaatttaaaaatctcctctgcacttctgaccaactgctgtcccttttgctatcctaagataggcgagagaacaaacagctgccaaaccaaaataaaattaaaaatctcttctgcactttcgaccaactgctgtccctgtgaccctaaggtctgtgagaggccagacagctgccaaaccaaaatactgaaaaatccaaaaggaagagaaaagaaaaactgtgatcactctgtgaaccctagagttacagagatgatcaatgactgaactgggtgcagatagatacctccaaGATcctagggcatgactctaggccaagccagatgcaactaggtactcctgctagatcctaagatcgtagtggggagacccagagctagtctggaacacggccaggtgctccggcaaatcctaagattataggagtacacttaggccaaaaacaaaaacaaaatacctggatgcaagttccaaaacaatatagccagaacaaagtggccagagtcatttatgcaagcctaagattgtgaaatgacctgctgcttttacagagtgcaagcactctaaaaataaaggacatgcatcttggaatttcttcactacaacgttgtaacaacctgcacatgcctactgattaaatcaaattgtttcctaacagtttgcttgtcccactgggaatctctttcttaaaagagcaccccagattctaacacacattaccacagcctgaagatttaacacctctcaccacagcctttagatctaactgctggcaaatagcgtttcctaggaaattactgtttacacccagggaagcacctagctccttgaagcctcagtgtcccactgcaatcaaaacttagcttgtggatcagggtcactcaagctgttagatagaacaaaaattggtcatcctgaggtactacaaaacccagcacgtggttcatcgcgcagctgccaccatgagacgaacacgggttcgaaaacacacgtgtacgcttggacagagagcaatcaggagcttgcacatgctaaaatgggctgaagagtccaattcaaccagctatgctacaacactccttctcacaagtctgcccacataagaacaccctggtactctcagatattattgtgaaaaggtcaagtgggctttgtagtccttagacttaacttgcaccactgacaggactctaagtaagctaggccgaggcagcactctcagatgaccctatgacaagtgtactgttcaggaaaccaaatgagttttataatctttattttattaaagaaaaagcatgttactaagccaaattaaaccaaaacaaataaactaacattgtgctgtttagttacacagatgtagtgaggcaaagaaaacatgaaaaatagaaaagtattcaaaaacccaaaaatccattaagatgaataaaaacaattccagtccaggaaatcatgagtaaacaaaataatccaagtaggttatgaaaaggctatagtcctcaatgatcctatagaataaaaatccctaaacaaaagtaaaaatccattatatgtcccatagtccttagaaaagaaaaatccagtaaatataccatagtccttactaaattgcaagagcatagtccatatggagtattccaagaaaagaagtccataaagaatattccatagaacagtccatagaaaatagtccatacacagtccttaggaaaaatcccataagtctataagtaatccagcaaagcatagaaaccagtccatgtaggtaggccaccaaactctctctcaagacatcagggtaagtcccatatggctgaaatgtaggtcacgaatcactgaaaggttggtcttggaaagacaaagtccataggtaaaaagttcctttttcaagagtaactggcaagggcctaatgcaccttcccacgatgtcatccaatcagagttcgttactaggcaaacagtcctgttgcatcacatgaattctttctcatacacaacagatgttatttgggttacggtggtttctcaaagagccacaacaatttccatctatctaatcacacagagtccttctcaggccttcagaataacattctcccggctcgtctggaaaacaacttgtcagcatcgcacagatattatatacaaagaaacaaaatggaacctctctggctcacttcataattacaaaacccatatgcctttaaaagattttaactcaaaaacccatctcatcacagcggCCATGTACATATGTCTGATCTATCAAACTCTCTTGGTGTTTTTTCCTAAACCCTCTGCGTCTTTACTCTGCTTCTTagaagggaggatttgaagctgcctGATAAGGGACCCTGTTTAACGAATTATCTTGGGCCCAATGTTTGTCTTCatcaacagagtgctcttggagtTTCAATATCCAAATGCTGACTCCacgcttctggagaggcaaacacCACATCTGTTTTTAGAGTTGGCACCCAGCCAACATTCCATGggcttttccctcttcttctcaggaaaggacgggaatccagtcaggatgggttcagcccAACTTTCTCTGTCAGATAGACAACCAgtgtttgaagctcatctgggtatctcataagAAGTCTTTTCATTATTGCAATGATtcaaggcaattccaaaacttcttaattctgtacaagttcatttatttacatcatttctagattCCATATATAAATATACTAAATCCAAGAAATATGTAAGACAGTCTTACAAGCGTGAGGAAAAAACTGTTGGTACAGATCTTCAAATCCAAAAGTCAGACAATAATGGAAAAACTACAGGCTTACATGAAATACATTGCTGCACCTTGTAAAAAGATTCAGGGATTTAAATGTAGATAGTAGGGAAAATTTgtgtttgaatctaaaatacGAACACATTACAACACTGGagctcataatctagaaagacagagaatacatcttcagaaaccttcaaacttcctaagaatacaatgataaaaaggaaaaagtccttatattttctattaaagacatgcaaaagtatttaaactttaaaaatatataaaaaataaaaaagcacattttcatttgttaacacagagaaaattttgttctcacgTAACTGTGAataaaatccattgctggctaTCACTCCCTCACAGTTATCTTTCCACCAAGGACTTTCGCTTGGCATAAGTTCAATCATCTGTTGTACTCCATGAAACCAAACatctaaggtgaccactctgactaaaattCCTTCcatattccatgcattcatacggtttctccccagtgtgtgttctttcatGTCACCTATGGGCACAACTGTGACTAAAGCCCTTTCAACagtccaagcatttatgtggtttgattgttgtgggtttttcggattctttggccgttttctgaaggttgttcttcctaacgtttcgccagtctctgtggccagcatcttcagaggacagctctcttatgtggtttctccccagtgtgtgttttttgatgtgacctaaggtcaccactctgattaaaactctttccacattccatgcatttatgtggtttctccccagtgtgtgttctttcatgtaacctaagggcaccactgtgactaaaactctttccacattccattcatttatgtggtttctccccagtgtgagtcctttgatgtgacctaaggtgaccacgctgactaaaactctttccacattccatgcatttatgtggtttctctccagtgtgagtcctttgatgtgacctaaggtcaccactctgattaaaactctttccacattccatgcatttatgtggtttctccccagtgtgagttctttgatgtaatctaagctCATCACTTCGACTAAAGCTCTTtgcacattccatgcatttatgtggtttctccccagtgtgagtcctttgatgtaacctaagggcaccactgtgactaaagctctttccacattccatgcatttatgtggtttctccccagtgtgtgttctttcatgtaacctaagggcaccactgtgactaaaactctttccacattccatgcatttatgtggtttctccccagtgtgagtcctttgatgtaacctaaagtGACCAcgctgactaaaactctttccacattccatgcatttatgtggtttctctccagtgtgagtcctttgatgtgacctaaggtcaccactctgattaaaactctttccacattccatgcatttatgtggtttctccccagtgtgagttctttgatgtaatctaagctCATCACTTCGACTAAAGCTCTTtgcacattccatgcatttatgtggtttctccccagtgtgagtcctttgatgtgacttaaggtgaccactctgattaaaactctttccacattccatgcatttatgtggtttctccccagtgtgagtcctttgatgtaacctaagggcaccactgtgactaaagctctttccacattccatgcatttatgtggtttctccccagtgtgagtcctttgatgtgtccTAAGGGCACAACTCTgattaaaactctttccacattccatgcatttatgtggtttctccccagtgtgagtcctttgatgtgacctaaggtgaccacgctgactaaaactctttccacattccatgcatttatgtggtttctctccagtgtgagtcctttgatgtgacctaaggtcaccactctgattaaaactctttccacattccatgcatgtatgtggtttctccccattgtgtgttttttgatgtgacctaaggtgaccactctgacgaaaactctttccacattccatgcatttatgtggtttctccccagtgtgagtcctttgatgtaacctaagggcacctctgtgactaaagctctttccacattccatgcatttatgtggtttctccccagtgtgagtcctttgatgcaaCCGAAGGGcgccactgtgactaaagctgtttccacattccatgcatttatgtggtttctccccagtgtgcgtcctttgatgtaacctaaggtgaccaccctgactaaagctctttccacattccatgcatttatgtggtttctccccagtgtgagtcctttgatgtaacctaaggtgacaaatctgactgaagctctttccacattccatgcatttatgtggtttctccccagtctgagtcctttgatgtatctTAAGGTGACAaatctgactgaagctctttccacattccaagcatttacatggtttctcccctgcatcAGTCCTTTCATGTGAAGTCCATGCCTGCTCATTCCGATTTTCAATTCcgtgttttcttgcttgattatCAGTTCTTGCCCAGCTTGCCTTAGATGTTCCTGGGCAATTCTTCTCCTCTtgttcatcatctggtagattagaaaaaaaagagaaacaagcaaTATCTGCAGGAATAAGGTATAATGTGTTCGGACTCTGCCTGAGCcacaaaggaggaagaaatacAGCCTaaaaggtgagggaagagaacCAGTGAGGAGATCAGGCTGGACTGGAGATTGTTCCTTTTGGCTTGAGGTTGGAAAGGCTCTTCATGGAGGGATCTTTTCAAGGGAGGAGTAGTACACCAAAGTATAttaacttttttccttctcatattctccccaatgattgtagttaagtttccagaaaattagaaaggaatttctcaaagttcattaaagaggaaacaaataattaacaaattgcttagcaaaaatgaataacaaggaggggggaaaggacagtgttagaaaggaagagtaTGTGATGCAGCTAGATTATTGGATGTGAGAACTGATAAAGAGCAGTTAGTGGGAGAAGCCGGGAGCTGACGAAGTCTGCCGAGTTTATTattcagagggagaagagaaaggacaggtccatgaaagggatgggatgtagaatttataaaataATGTTACAGGTAGAGAATCATTAGGgatttctgaaaacaggataggaagcagagatggtcaGGGAATTAGGTACTGAGgtaatagaatcttagaactgcagaggtagaagggaagtgaactcccaaccttcggctCCAGAGTTAGATAAATGTGCATGGAAAGACGGAGGGAAGaatgagaataaaagcaaaattttCTACATTGAAATTGAGAAAATATTTGACCCCagcaaaattaaatattacaaattctaAAGGCTACATATTACAGTAATATCTGGGTTAACGAAATCAATGTCTCATCTAGGACATTACATCGTGCAAAAAATACATAAACCGGAACGTGGATTGCCATAGCAACGGTGGCACTACAAACCTTCATAGGCAGGGaaatttccttcacaatggaaatagccgccccgagtagaggggcagggtaaaaatccaataaataaagaacataaaTAAATGGGGGAAAATGACCGTAAACTCATGCATCATTTCGAACTGATTTCTGTTCGTAAACCAGAAATTATGTAAACCAAGGCGTACATTAATCGAGATACTACTTACCTCAAAGGCAGTGTTCTCGGAAGTGCTACCTGTTCTATGCACAGGGCCAGCTAGGCAGGCAGACCTCAGGTGTCTAAACACATGGATGAGATGATGGTGTCAAGGTGAGGGATTTAGATTTATTTGGTTCCTGTTAATGTCTTCAGACAAGCCAGGCTTGTACAAGAGGGACAGGCTTCACTTCAACACGGAACTGAACTGCTGGTGcgtaacattaaaaaggtggcagagcagcttttaaactgaatcccagGGGAAAGCCAACATGTGCTGAGCGGCATTCATTTcgggactcctcatccctgtggaatgaggaTGGAGAGGACAGAGAACAACAAAATGATGAAAGTGTAGGAATTAGGAACGAGAGCATGATGGAATGCGATTGTTGGaccactggaaggagaagcaaacaagcagcccttcttgggggaccccccatacgcaggtgcttttatgcaaatacCCGAAGCATCTGAGCAAAaatgggagagctggaacatttggaGGGGAGATATAAGATTGATATAGTGGCCATAACGGAAACTTGGTAGGATTTAGAGAACCAGTCGGATGCCACAATTCCAGACTATACACTctataggagggatagggaggggcgtgctggaggtggggtggccatctaggtcaaagaaggggtagaatccagcagaatggagatggatggcgggtctgactccatcatagaatcactgtgggtt is a window encoding:
- the LOC140703784 gene encoding uncharacterized protein LOC140703784 isoform X2: MECGKSFSQICHLRLHQRTHTGEKPHKCMECGKSFSQGGHLRLHQRTHTGEKPHKCMECGNSFSHSGALRLHQRTHTGEKPHKCMECGKSFSHRGALRLHQRTHTGEKPHKCMECGKSFRQSGHLRSHQKTHNGEKPHTCMECGKSFNQSGDLRSHQRTHTGEKPHKCMECGKSFSQRGHLRSHQRTHTGEKPHKCMECGKSFNQSCALRTHQRTHTGEKPHKCMECGKSFSHSGALRLHQRTHTGEKPHKCMECGKSFNQSGHLKSHQRTHTGEKPHKCMECAKSFSRSDELRLHQRTHTGEKPHKCMECGKSFNQSGDLRSHQRTHTGEKPHKCMECGKSFSQRGHFRLHQRTHTGEKPHKCMECGKSFSHSGALRLHERTHTGEKPHKCMECGKSFSHSGALRLHQRTHTGEKPHKCMECAKSFSRSDELRLHQRTHTGEKPHKCMECGKSFNQSGDLRSHQRTHTGEKPHKCMECGKSFSQRGHLRSHQRTHTGEKPHK
- the LOC140703784 gene encoding uncharacterized protein LOC140703784 isoform X1, translated to MKNEEPNPRSFQHFQDDEQEEKNCPGTSKASWARTDNQARKHGIENRNEQAWTSHERTDAGEKPCKCLECGKSFSQICHLKIHQRTQTGEKPHKCMECGKSFSQICHLRLHQRTHTGEKPHKCMECGKSFSQGGHLRLHQRTHTGEKPHKCMECGNSFSHSGALRLHQRTHTGEKPHKCMECGKSFSHRGALRLHQRTHTGEKPHKCMECGKSFRQSGHLRSHQKTHNGEKPHTCMECGKSFNQSGDLRSHQRTHTGEKPHKCMECGKSFSQRGHLRSHQRTHTGEKPHKCMECGKSFNQSCALRTHQRTHTGEKPHKCMECGKSFSHSGALRLHQRTHTGEKPHKCMECGKSFNQSGHLKSHQRTHTGEKPHKCMECAKSFSRSDELRLHQRTHTGEKPHKCMECGKSFNQSGDLRSHQRTHTGEKPHKCMECGKSFSQRGHFRLHQRTHTGEKPHKCMECGKSFSHSGALRLHERTHTGEKPHKCMECGKSFSHSGALRLHQRTHTGEKPHKCMECAKSFSRSDELRLHQRTHTGEKPHKCMECGKSFNQSGDLRSHQRTHTGEKPHKCMECGKSFSQRGHLRSHQRTHTGEKPHK